In Zingiber officinale cultivar Zhangliang chromosome 8B, Zo_v1.1, whole genome shotgun sequence, a single genomic region encodes these proteins:
- the LOC122016815 gene encoding plant UBX domain-containing protein 4-like, producing MRSVQREERAAKMEVRGDGSILEEEEKKRLVESFVGIAASTREEALFFLESHGWNLDSAIVSFYDHQADPQDHRSPLLRGRDDAYDPEDEDEEYLPTEESPHAAAPPPRVTRSTVPAAASAPRATRSSAAGGSRGDKKASKPSGSRSSIRTLADLNRRADPDSDSDSDGPQEYYTGGEKSGMLVQDPSKGGNNVDAIFEQARRMGAVQGPLDPQPSFSSRSFTGIGRLLSGESAPSAPTPVPTPQQPENIIHNIYFWRNGFTVNDGPLRRFDDPENASFLESITKSECPKELEPADRRTAVNVNLIRRQEDYSEPVRRLAAFQGVGRTLGGGLSDNSATEPPVPPVDGTASSTAPPSLLGLSVDASLPSTSIQLRLADGTRMVARFNMNHTVGHIRAFIDASRPGSSRSYQLQTVGFPPKQLNDLSKTIEEAGLANSVIIQKG from the exons ATGAGAAGCGTGCAAAGAGAGGAAAGGGCAGCGAAGATGGAGGTTCGGGGAGATGGCAGTAttttggaggaggaggagaagaagaggctcGTGGAGTCCTTCGTTGGCATCGCCGCCTCCACCCGAGAAGAAGCCCTCTTCTTCCTTGAGAGCCACGGTTGGAATCTGGACTCCGCCATCGTCTCCTTCTACGATCACCAGGCCGATCCCCAGGACCACCGATCGCCCCTCCTCCGAGGGCGGGACGACGCCTACGACCCGGAAGACGAGGATGAGGAATACCTTCCGACGGAGGAGTCCCCCCATGCGGCTGCGCCACCACCGCGCGTGACGCGTTCGACGGTCCCTGCCGCTGCTTCGGCCCCCCGGGCGACTCGTTCGTCTGCGGCGGGGGGTTCCAGAGGGGATAAGAAGGCGTCCAAACCCTCGGGGAGTCGGTCGAGCATCCGTACACTTGCTGATCTGAATCGGAGAGCCGATCCGGACTCTGATAGCGACTCGGATGGGCCGCAGGAGTACTACACTGGTGGCGAGAAAAG TGGTATGCTTGTCCAAGATCCTTCAAAAGGTGGCAATAATGTGGATGCAATATTTGAGCAAGCCCGGAGAATGGGAGCGGTCCAAGGACCTCTCGACCCTCAACCATCCTTTAGTTCAAGAAGTTTTACTGGAATAGGTAGACTTTTGTCTGGTGAATCAGCACCGTCTGCTCCTACTCCTGTTCCCACTCCCCAACAACCGGAaaatattatacataatatttatttctgGAGGAATGGATTTACTGTGAATGATGGTCCATTAAGGAGGTTTGACGATCCTGAGAATGCTTCCTTTTTGGAG AGCATTACAAAATCTGAATGCCCTAAAGAGCTTGAACCAGCAGATCGGAGGACTGCAGTAAATGTGAATCTCATACGTCGCCAAGAGGATTACTCT GAACCTGTGCGGCGTCTTGCTGCATTTCAAGGCGTAGGAAGAACGCTCGGTGGTGGATTGTCTGATAACTCAGCGACCGAGCCTCCTGTCCCTCCTGTCGATGGCACCGCATCCAGTACTGCTCCTCCATCATTATTAGGCCTTTCTGTGGATGCCTCACTGCCGTCCACTTCAATTCAGCTAAGGCTAGCAGATGGCACACGCATGGTGGCACGCTTCAATATGAATCACACTGTAGGCCATATAAGAGCTTTCATCGATGCATCGCGGCCTGGTTCATCGAGGTCTTACCAGTTGCAGACGGTTGGCTTTCCGCCTAAGCAGCTGAATGATCTCAGCAAGACGATCGAGGAAGCAGGTCTTGCGAATTCGGTCATCATTCAAAAAGGCTAA
- the LOC122017575 gene encoding small ubiquitin-related modifier 1-like: MVKIEENKLNAATAVDNRISIKVISQDGNHLCMKMSRTTKLGKVMEVFCERKGLQLKSLSFTFDHRKVGEDQTPEQLGMEDGAEMEAHKSTFGG, translated from the exons ATGGTCAAAATAGAGGAGAACAAGCTCAACGCCGCCACCGCCGTCGACAACAGAATCTCCATCAAAGTCATCAGCcag GACGGTAACCATCTCTGCATGAAGATGAGCCGGACGACGAAGCTGGGCAAAGTGATGGAGGTGTTCTGCGAGCGCAAGGGCCTCCAGCTCAAGTCCTTGAGCTTCACCTTCGATCATCGGAAGGTCGGAGAAGATCAGACCCCGGAGCAA TTGGGGATGGAGGATGGCGCCGAGATGGAAGCGCACAAATCAACGTTTGGCGGGTGA